One genomic window of Quercus lobata isolate SW786 chromosome 9, ValleyOak3.0 Primary Assembly, whole genome shotgun sequence includes the following:
- the LOC115959093 gene encoding uncharacterized protein LOC115959093, translating to MDGLEEKVSEFFGEDGNDSNKTLEDQHDGYGFDGNDSHDDPVERNLYWETQEVLLQEILENYSLTASRLRQELSRIIELAKESDYCKCSKPSSDGCIHCLRRGVVTLLCEKGFRATLCTSRWRHTKKFPGGSHEYIEVIASTASRKKQIAFLIELEFRDQFKIAKVCDEYHKLTSQLPEYFIGKPDYLNAIVRVLCDAAKKSMKEKKIHMGPWRKRSFMQMKWSGSSERSSSPDDEFINKLPTLSFRQASESCLHVNASPAVVVT from the exons ATGGACGGCCTCGAGGAGAAAGTTTCTGAGTTTTTTGGCGAAGATGGTAACGACTCAAACAAAACTTTGGAAGACCAACATGATGGATATGGATTCGATGGCAATGACTCCCATGATGACCCAGTTGAGAGAAACTTGTACTGGGAAACACAAGAGGTTTTGCTCCAG GAGATTTTGGAGAACTATAGTTTAACAGCATCGAGGTTGAGACAAGAGCTTAGCCGAATCATAGAGCTTGCCAAAGAGTCGGACTATTGCAAGTGCTCAAAGCCAAGCTCCGATGGTTGCATCCACTGCCTTAGACGTGGAGTTGTCACTTTGCTTTGTGAAAAAGGGTTCAGGGCCACTCTCTGCACTTCAAGATGGAGACACACCAAAAAGTTTCCAGGAG GTTCACATGAGTATATAGAAGTGATAGCAAGCACAGCCTCTCGAAAGAAGCAAATAGCATTCCTGATTGAGTTGGAGTTCCGTGACCAATTCAAGATTGCAAAAGTATGTGATGAGTACCACAAACTTACAAGCCAGTTACCAGAATATTTCATAGGGAAACCTGACTACCTCAATGCCATTGTTCGAGTTCTGTGTGATGCAGCCAAGAAGTcgatgaaggaaaagaaaatccatATGGGTCCTTGGAGAAAGAGAAGCTTCATGCAAATGAAATGGTCAGGTTCAAGTGAGAGGTCGTCTAGTCCTGATGATGAATTCATAAACAAACTTCCAACCTTGTCGTTTAGGCAAGCCAGTGAATCATGCTTACATGTTAATGCTTCTCCTGCTGTAGTAGTCACCTAA